One window from the genome of Streptomyces sp. NBC_01476 encodes:
- the hemC gene encoding hydroxymethylbilane synthase, whose protein sequence is MNTPSGRDEPHPAPLRLGTRRSKLAMAQSGMVAAQVTEVTGRPVELVEITTYGDVSRESLAQIGGTGVFVSALRDALLSGEIDFAVHSLKDLPTADPQGLVLAAIPVREDPRDALVAQDGTGFLALRDGAKVGTGSPRRMAQLNAWARSHHRTIETVPIRGNVDTRIGYVTSGKLDAVVLAAAGLNRIGRLAEASELIDADAVLPAPGQGALAVECAASNPELAAQLAELDDPFTRAAVTAERSLLAALEAGCSAPVGALADLVDDGQNSELRLRGVVGTTDGTTLVQMSITGPVPASDDEARALGRELAVQMLAKGAAGLMGERTP, encoded by the coding sequence ATGAACACCCCCAGCGGCCGCGACGAACCACACCCGGCGCCACTACGGCTCGGCACCCGCCGCAGCAAACTCGCCATGGCGCAGTCCGGGATGGTCGCCGCCCAGGTGACGGAAGTCACCGGGCGGCCCGTCGAACTGGTCGAGATCACCACCTACGGCGATGTGTCGCGGGAGAGTCTGGCGCAGATCGGCGGTACCGGAGTCTTCGTCTCCGCACTGCGCGACGCGCTGCTCTCCGGCGAGATCGACTTCGCCGTGCACAGCCTGAAGGACCTGCCGACCGCCGACCCGCAGGGTCTGGTGCTGGCCGCGATCCCGGTCCGCGAGGACCCGCGGGACGCGCTGGTGGCCCAGGACGGCACGGGTTTCCTGGCGCTGCGGGACGGCGCGAAGGTCGGCACCGGCTCACCGCGCCGGATGGCCCAGCTCAACGCGTGGGCACGGTCACACCACCGGACGATCGAGACCGTCCCGATCCGTGGCAACGTTGACACCCGCATCGGGTACGTTACTTCCGGCAAGCTCGACGCGGTCGTGCTGGCCGCCGCCGGGCTGAACCGTATCGGCAGGCTCGCCGAGGCGAGCGAGCTGATCGATGCCGACGCCGTACTGCCCGCCCCCGGTCAAGGGGCGCTGGCCGTGGAATGCGCCGCCTCCAACCCGGAGCTGGCCGCACAGCTCGCCGAGCTGGACGACCCGTTCACCCGGGCCGCCGTGACCGCAGAGCGATCCCTGCTCGCCGCCCTCGAGGCCGGCTGCTCCGCCCCGGTGGGGGCGCTGGCCGACCTTGTGGACGACGGGCAGAATTCCGAGCTGCGCCTGCGCGGCGTCGTCGGCACCACCGACGGCACCACGCTGGTGCAGATGTCCATCACCGGTCCCGTACCGGCATCGGACGACGAAGCGCGAGCCCTTGGCCGCGAACTCGCCGTGCAGATGCTCGCCAAGGGTGCGGCCGGTCTTATGGGGGAGCGCACACCTTGA
- a CDS encoding uroporphyrinogen-III synthase, whose protein sequence is MNPAAVATTNPAGAAGPPKPGATAVTGHVTFLGAGPGDPGLLTLRAVEALARADVLVGEGAVLDVVRTHCRADVGTAQPTADGELLASAADLSTAAAQLVMASARTGKRVVRAVAGDPGFDSGAAAEMLACAHAGIPFEVVPGVAAALGVPAYAGVPLSGNVRFLDANTATTEGCWGEVGASDATLVVATTLQTVALVAGELVAAGRKPDTQLTVTVAGTTTRQRTWTASLGTIAAELKATKALPTPEGPIAAIAVVGERTAHRQHLSWFETKPLFGWRVLVPRTKEQAASLSDQLRSYGAVPHEVPTIAVEPPRTPQQMERAVKGLVTGRYEWIAFTSVNAVKAVREKFEEYGLDARAFAGIKVASVGEQTAAALIEFGVKPDLVPSGEQSAAGLLEDWPPYDPVFDPIDRVFLPRADIATETLVAGLVELGWEVDDVTAYRTVRASPPPADTREAIKGGGFDAVLFTSSSTVRNLVGIAGKPHNVTVIACIGPATAKTAEEHGLRVDVMAPEPSVHALAQALADFGTARREAAEEAGDPVTRPSERRPGARRRTRV, encoded by the coding sequence TTGAACCCCGCCGCCGTCGCGACAACCAACCCCGCCGGTGCCGCCGGCCCACCCAAGCCCGGTGCCACCGCTGTCACCGGTCACGTCACCTTCCTCGGTGCCGGGCCCGGCGACCCCGGGCTGCTGACCCTGCGCGCCGTCGAGGCGCTGGCCCGCGCCGATGTGCTGGTCGGCGAGGGCGCTGTGCTCGACGTCGTCCGCACGCACTGCCGCGCTGACGTGGGCACAGCCCAACCCACCGCGGACGGTGAGCTGTTGGCCTCCGCCGCGGACCTTTCCACTGCTGCCGCACAGCTTGTCATGGCGTCCGCGCGGACCGGCAAGCGGGTGGTACGTGCGGTGGCCGGCGACCCCGGTTTCGACTCCGGGGCCGCCGCCGAGATGCTCGCCTGCGCCCATGCCGGCATCCCCTTCGAGGTGGTGCCCGGCGTCGCCGCCGCCCTCGGCGTCCCCGCCTACGCGGGCGTGCCGCTGAGCGGGAACGTCCGGTTCCTGGACGCGAACACCGCCACCACCGAGGGCTGCTGGGGCGAGGTCGGGGCGAGCGACGCGACCCTCGTCGTCGCCACCACCCTGCAGACGGTGGCCCTGGTGGCCGGCGAACTGGTCGCCGCCGGGCGCAAGCCCGACACCCAGCTGACGGTCACGGTGGCCGGCACCACCACCCGGCAGCGCACCTGGACCGCCTCGCTGGGCACGATCGCCGCCGAGCTGAAGGCCACCAAGGCACTGCCGACCCCCGAGGGCCCGATCGCGGCGATAGCCGTGGTCGGCGAGCGGACGGCCCACCGGCAGCACCTCTCGTGGTTCGAGACGAAGCCGCTCTTCGGCTGGCGGGTGCTCGTACCGCGGACCAAGGAGCAGGCCGCGTCCCTCTCCGACCAGCTCCGGTCGTACGGCGCGGTGCCGCACGAGGTGCCGACCATCGCGGTCGAGCCGCCGCGCACCCCGCAGCAGATGGAGCGGGCCGTCAAGGGCCTGGTCACCGGCCGCTACGAGTGGATCGCCTTCACCTCGGTGAACGCGGTCAAGGCGGTCCGGGAGAAGTTCGAGGAGTACGGGCTGGACGCGCGGGCGTTCGCCGGCATCAAGGTCGCCTCGGTGGGCGAGCAGACCGCGGCGGCGCTCATCGAGTTCGGCGTCAAGCCCGATCTGGTACCCAGCGGTGAGCAGTCCGCGGCCGGGCTGCTGGAGGACTGGCCGCCGTACGACCCGGTCTTCGACCCGATCGACCGGGTGTTCCTGCCGCGGGCCGACATCGCCACGGAGACGCTGGTGGCCGGTCTGGTGGAACTCGGCTGGGAGGTGGACGACGTCACCGCCTACCGGACGGTGCGCGCCTCGCCGCCGCCGGCCGACACCCGGGAGGCGATCAAGGGCGGCGGCTTCGACGCGGTGCTCTTCACGTCGTCCTCGACGGTACGGAATCTGGTCGGTATCGCGGGCAAGCCGCACAACGTGACGGTGATCGCCTGTATCGGGCCCGCCACCGCCAAGACGGCGGAGGAGCACGGGCTCCGGGTCGACGTGATGGCACCCGAGCCGTCCGTCCACGCGCTGGCGCAGGCGCTGGCCGACTTCGGCACGGCACGGCGTGAGGCGGCCGAGGAGGCGGGGGATCCGGTGACCCGCCCGAGCGAGCGCCGCCCCGGCGCCCGCCGCCGCACCCGCGTCTAG
- a CDS encoding glutamyl-tRNA reductase has protein sequence MSLLVVGLSHRTAPVTVLERAALEDGARAKLLLDALAAEPATEAAVLATCNRIELYADVDKFHAGVAELSTLLAQHSGVGLDELTPYLYVHYEDRAVHHLLSVACGLDSMVVGEGQILGQIKDALAVGQELHTAGRLLNDLFQQALRVGKRAHSETGIDRAGQSLVTFGLAQLVPATGDVRGKRALVVGAGSMSSLAATTLARAGVAELTVANRTVERAERLARTLTEQGTPARAVTMSEVRAELARADIVVSCTGATGLVLTADDLRAALAARPAAGPVAVLDLAMPRDIDGAAGDLDGVTLVDIESLAAASADAPMAADVDQVRAIVSQEVEAFGAAQRAARITPTVVALRAMAADVVAGELSRLDGRLPGLNDKQRAEITQTVRRVVDKLLHAPTVRVKQLAGEPGGAGYADALRELFDLDPLAVAAVSRADTPGSAQGTAEPNRGRA, from the coding sequence ATGAGTCTTCTCGTCGTCGGTCTGAGTCACCGCACCGCGCCGGTCACCGTGCTGGAGCGCGCCGCCCTGGAGGACGGCGCGCGGGCCAAGCTGCTCCTGGACGCGCTCGCCGCGGAGCCCGCCACCGAGGCGGCGGTGCTGGCCACCTGCAACCGGATAGAGCTGTACGCGGACGTCGACAAGTTCCACGCGGGCGTCGCCGAACTGTCCACCCTGCTCGCCCAGCACAGCGGGGTCGGCCTCGACGAGCTCACCCCGTACCTGTACGTGCACTACGAGGACCGGGCCGTCCACCATCTGCTCTCGGTGGCCTGCGGACTGGACTCCATGGTGGTCGGCGAGGGCCAGATCCTCGGCCAGATCAAGGACGCGCTCGCCGTCGGCCAGGAGCTGCACACCGCGGGCCGGCTGCTCAACGACCTCTTCCAGCAGGCACTGCGGGTCGGCAAGCGGGCCCACTCCGAGACCGGCATCGACCGGGCCGGCCAGTCACTGGTCACCTTCGGCCTGGCCCAGCTCGTCCCCGCCACCGGCGACGTACGCGGCAAGCGGGCGCTGGTGGTCGGCGCCGGGTCCATGTCGTCGCTGGCGGCCACCACCCTGGCCCGCGCCGGGGTCGCGGAACTCACCGTCGCCAACCGCACGGTCGAACGCGCCGAGCGGCTGGCCCGCACGCTCACCGAGCAGGGCACACCGGCCCGCGCGGTCACCATGTCCGAGGTGCGGGCGGAACTCGCCCGCGCCGACATCGTCGTCTCCTGTACCGGCGCCACCGGTCTGGTGCTGACCGCCGACGACCTGCGCGCCGCGCTGGCCGCCCGGCCGGCGGCGGGACCGGTGGCGGTACTCGACCTGGCGATGCCACGGGACATCGACGGCGCCGCCGGTGACCTGGACGGCGTCACCCTGGTGGACATCGAATCGCTCGCCGCGGCCTCCGCGGACGCGCCCATGGCCGCCGACGTGGATCAGGTGCGGGCGATCGTCTCGCAGGAGGTGGAGGCGTTCGGCGCGGCCCAGCGGGCGGCCCGGATCACCCCCACCGTGGTGGCGCTGCGGGCGATGGCCGCCGATGTCGTGGCGGGTGAACTTTCCCGGCTCGACGGTAGGCTGCCCGGTCTGAACGACAAGCAGCGCGCGGAGATCACCCAGACCGTCCGCCGTGTCGTCGACAAGCTCCTGCACGCGCCCACCGTGCGGGTCAAGCAGCTCGCCGGCGAGCCCGGCGGTGCCGGGTACGCCGACGCGCTGCGGGAACTCTTCGACCTCGACCCGCTGGCGGTCGCCGCCGTCAGCCGGGCCGACACCCCGGGCTCAGCCCAGGGCACCGCAGAACCGAATCGAGGGCGGGCATGA
- a CDS encoding redox-sensing transcriptional repressor Rex, with translation MATGRSHRPATRSRGIPEATVARLPLYLRALTALSERSVPTVSSEELAAAAGVNSAKLRKDFSYLGSYGTRGVGYDVEYLVYQISRELGLTQDWPVVIVGIGNLGAALANYGGFASRGFRVAALLDADAALAGRLVAGLPVRHIDELEAIVHDNQVSIGVIATPAGAAQEVTDRLVAAGVTSILNFAPTVLSVPDGVDVRKVDLSIELQILAFHEQRKAGEGRQDPDGDVPAVMPA, from the coding sequence GTGGCAACAGGCCGATCTCACCGACCGGCGACCCGTAGCCGAGGGATTCCCGAGGCCACCGTCGCCCGACTCCCGCTGTACCTGCGGGCGCTCACCGCGCTCTCGGAGCGCTCGGTGCCCACCGTGTCCTCGGAGGAACTCGCCGCGGCGGCCGGAGTCAACTCGGCCAAGCTGCGCAAGGACTTCTCCTACCTCGGCTCCTACGGGACGAGGGGCGTCGGCTACGACGTCGAGTACCTCGTCTACCAGATCAGCCGGGAACTCGGACTCACCCAGGACTGGCCGGTCGTCATCGTCGGTATCGGCAACCTCGGCGCGGCCCTCGCCAATTACGGCGGCTTCGCCTCCCGCGGCTTCCGGGTCGCGGCCCTGCTCGACGCGGACGCGGCGCTGGCCGGGCGGCTGGTGGCCGGCCTGCCGGTGCGGCACATCGACGAGCTGGAAGCGATCGTGCACGACAACCAGGTGTCCATCGGTGTGATCGCGACCCCCGCGGGCGCCGCCCAGGAGGTCACCGACCGGCTGGTCGCCGCCGGGGTCACCTCCATCCTCAACTTCGCTCCCACCGTGCTGTCGGTGCCCGACGGGGTGGACGTGCGCAAGGTCGACCTCTCGATCGAGCTGCAGATCCTCGCCTTCCACGAGCAGCGCAAGGCCGGTGAAGGACGCCAGGACCCGGACGGTGACGTACCCGCCGTGATGCCCGCATGA